The following coding sequences lie in one Pseudomonas svalbardensis genomic window:
- a CDS encoding aldehyde dehydrogenase (NADP(+)), with translation MPHIIGHNYIGGARSAAGNITVQSHDASTGEALPYSFMQATIQEVDAAAQAAATAYPAFRNLPASRRAEFLEAIAAQLDALDDEFIALVTRETALPTGRIQGERGRTSGQMRLFAQVLRRGDFYGARIDRALPDRQPLPRVDLRQYRIGVGPVAVFGASNFPLAFSTAGGDTAAALAAGCPVVFKAHSGHMATAELVADAIIRAAEQTSMPKGVFNMIYGAGVGEALVKHPAIQAVGFTGSLKGGRALCDMAAARPQPIPVFAEMSSINPVLVLPEALQLRGEKIASELAASVVLGCGQFCTNPGLVIGIRSPEFSTFVESLSAAMADQPGQTMLNAGTLTSYTKGVQALRAHPHISHLAGREQQGKQAQPQLFKADVSLLLNGDPLLQEEVFGPTTVLVEVADKAELQRALQSLHGQLTATLIAEAGDLQTHDELLPLLEQKVGRVLFNGYPTGVEVCDAMVHGGPYPATSDARGTSVGSLAIERFLRPVCYQNCPDALLPEALKNANPLGIARLVDGNSHREPL, from the coding sequence ATGCCCCACATCATCGGCCACAACTACATCGGCGGTGCGCGCAGTGCCGCCGGCAACATCACCGTGCAAAGCCATGATGCGAGTACCGGTGAAGCGCTGCCCTACTCGTTCATGCAAGCCACCATTCAGGAAGTCGACGCCGCCGCCCAAGCCGCGGCTACCGCCTACCCCGCTTTCCGCAACTTGCCGGCGAGCCGCCGCGCAGAGTTTCTAGAGGCCATCGCCGCGCAACTGGATGCGCTGGACGATGAGTTCATTGCCCTGGTAACCCGCGAGACCGCGCTGCCGACCGGGCGTATTCAGGGTGAGCGCGGCCGTACCAGCGGCCAGATGCGCCTATTCGCTCAAGTCCTGCGCCGTGGCGATTTCTATGGCGCGCGCATCGACCGGGCCTTGCCCGACCGTCAGCCACTGCCACGTGTGGATTTGCGCCAGTACCGAATCGGCGTCGGCCCGGTCGCGGTGTTTGGCGCGAGCAATTTCCCGCTGGCGTTCTCCACCGCCGGTGGCGACACCGCGGCCGCCCTGGCCGCCGGTTGCCCGGTGGTGTTCAAGGCCCACAGCGGGCATATGGCGACTGCCGAACTCGTGGCCGATGCGATCATTCGCGCCGCCGAGCAAACCAGCATGCCCAAAGGCGTGTTCAACATGATCTACGGCGCGGGTGTCGGCGAAGCGCTGGTCAAGCATCCGGCGATCCAGGCGGTGGGTTTTACCGGCTCGCTCAAGGGCGGTCGCGCCCTCTGCGACATGGCCGCCGCACGGCCTCAGCCGATTCCGGTGTTCGCCGAAATGAGCAGCATCAATCCGGTGCTGGTACTGCCCGAAGCCCTGCAACTGCGCGGCGAGAAAATCGCCAGCGAACTCGCCGCGTCAGTGGTGCTCGGCTGCGGCCAGTTCTGCACCAACCCCGGATTGGTGATTGGTATTCGCTCCCCTGAATTCAGCACATTTGTTGAATCGCTCAGCGCGGCAATGGCCGACCAGCCGGGGCAAACCATGCTCAACGCTGGCACGTTAACCAGCTACACCAAGGGCGTGCAGGCGCTGCGCGCGCATCCGCACATCAGCCACCTGGCCGGCCGCGAACAACAGGGCAAGCAGGCCCAGCCGCAGCTGTTCAAGGCCGACGTCAGCCTGCTGCTCAATGGCGATCCTCTGTTACAGGAAGAAGTTTTCGGGCCGACCACGGTACTGGTAGAAGTGGCCGACAAGGCCGAACTGCAACGGGCATTGCAGAGTTTGCACGGTCAACTCACGGCCACCCTGATTGCCGAAGCCGGTGACCTGCAAACCCATGACGAACTGCTGCCGCTGCTCGAACAGAAGGTCGGCCGGGTGCTGTTCAACGGCTACCCGACCGGTGTCGAAGTCTGCGATGCGATGGTGCATGGCGGCCCCTACCCGGCCACCTCCGATGCCCGTGGCACCTCGGTCGGCAGCCTGGCTATCGAGCGTTTCCTGCGTCCGGTGTGTTACCAGAACTGCCCGGATGCGCTCCTGCCCGAGGCGCTGAAAAACGCCAATCCGCTGGGCATCGCCCGTCTGGTCGATGGCAACAGCCACCGCGAACCGCTGTAA
- a CDS encoding Ldh family oxidoreductase, with protein MKRLSLAEARELAESILLHNGFNLAHAQAVAATVIAGERDGCASHGLYRVLGCVNSLRAGKVVADAEPRVIDQAPSIVRVDAAGGFSQLAFQAGLPLLEEKTRENGIAALAINRCVHFSALWVEIEQLTAAGLVALACNPSHAWVAPAGGSQPVFGTNPIAFGWPRSGNDPFVFDFATSAIARGEIELHRRAGQAIPEGWGVDADGQPSTDASVVLDAGAMLTFGGHKGSALAAMVELIAGPLIGDLTSAESLAYDAGSKSSPYHGELIIALDPRRFLGEATEQHLARAEVMFQSIQGQGARLPSQRRYEARARSLVEGVQIPEALYNDLKALLG; from the coding sequence ATGAAACGACTGTCCCTGGCCGAAGCTCGCGAGCTGGCCGAATCGATCTTGCTGCACAACGGTTTCAACCTTGCCCACGCTCAGGCGGTGGCCGCCACGGTGATTGCCGGCGAGCGCGATGGCTGCGCCTCCCACGGTCTGTACCGGGTTTTGGGATGCGTAAATTCGCTCAGGGCCGGCAAGGTGGTAGCCGATGCCGAGCCACGGGTGATCGACCAGGCCCCTTCGATCGTGCGGGTCGATGCGGCGGGTGGTTTCTCCCAGTTGGCGTTTCAGGCGGGTCTGCCATTACTGGAGGAGAAAACCCGGGAAAACGGGATTGCGGCTTTAGCGATCAATCGCTGTGTGCATTTTTCCGCCCTGTGGGTCGAGATCGAGCAACTGACCGCTGCCGGCCTGGTGGCGCTGGCGTGTAATCCCAGCCATGCCTGGGTCGCGCCGGCGGGAGGCAGTCAACCGGTGTTTGGCACCAATCCCATTGCGTTTGGCTGGCCGCGTTCGGGCAACGATCCGTTTGTGTTCGACTTCGCCACCAGTGCGATTGCCCGTGGCGAGATCGAGTTGCATCGACGTGCCGGCCAAGCGATTCCCGAAGGTTGGGGCGTCGATGCTGACGGGCAGCCGAGCACCGATGCGAGCGTGGTACTCGATGCCGGCGCGATGCTGACATTCGGCGGGCACAAGGGCTCGGCGCTGGCCGCCATGGTGGAGTTGATCGCGGGGCCGTTGATTGGTGACCTGACCAGTGCCGAATCGCTGGCGTACGACGCGGGCAGCAAGTCGTCGCCGTACCACGGCGAGCTGATCATCGCCCTCGATCCGCGGCGCTTCCTCGGCGAGGCTACCGAGCAGCACCTGGCCCGTGCCGAAGTCATGTTCCAGAGCATACAAGGGCAGGGTGCGCGCTTGCCGTCGCAACGGCGTTACGAGGCGCGAGCACGCAGTTTGGTGGAGGGCGTGCAGATTCCCGAAGCCTTGTACAACGACTTGAAGGCACTGCTGGGATGA
- a CDS encoding Ohr family peroxiredoxin, with amino-acid sequence MNKIEKVLATGKTHTTFSDGDNSSRGLAIQLSSPGNPRLAHEFAAIVPHPTAEQFFAGAWSACYTAAVELAAKNMKVTLPPNLAVDIEVDLGQTGPAYFLQARLSLRVPGLTQNVATELAHAADQICPYSKATRGNIDVVINALTA; translated from the coding sequence ATGAACAAGATCGAAAAAGTCCTGGCCACAGGCAAAACCCACACGACGTTCAGCGACGGTGACAACTCTTCCCGCGGCCTCGCCATCCAGCTCTCGTCGCCTGGAAACCCTAGACTGGCACACGAGTTCGCCGCCATCGTGCCGCACCCAACAGCAGAGCAGTTTTTCGCCGGCGCATGGTCAGCCTGCTACACCGCTGCCGTCGAGCTGGCGGCGAAAAATATGAAGGTGACGCTGCCGCCCAATCTGGCCGTTGATATTGAGGTCGATCTGGGCCAGACCGGTCCGGCCTACTTCCTCCAGGCCCGGTTGAGTCTTCGCGTGCCAGGCTTGACGCAAAACGTCGCGACGGAGCTGGCGCACGCCGCAGACCAAATCTGCCCGTACTCGAAGGCAACGCGCGGCAATATCGACGTGGTCATCAACGCCCTGACAGCGTGA
- a CDS encoding MarR family winged helix-turn-helix transcriptional regulator: MKSTDNVAPDNLKLSEFLCFAVYSTNLAFGKAYKPILEQLGLTYTQYITIVALWEEDNQTVGSLGEKLFLESNTLTPILKKLEAMGFLQRQRDPEDERQVRICLTKNGRQLRESQPEMGLADATGLTLDEFTTLQKAIVKLRNNLIKSTKAGE, encoded by the coding sequence ATGAAATCCACCGACAACGTCGCCCCCGACAACCTGAAGCTCTCCGAATTCCTGTGTTTTGCGGTCTATTCCACCAACCTGGCCTTTGGCAAGGCTTACAAGCCGATACTCGAGCAGCTTGGGCTGACCTATACGCAATACATCACCATCGTCGCGCTCTGGGAGGAAGACAATCAGACCGTGGGCAGCCTGGGCGAGAAGCTGTTTCTTGAATCGAACACCCTGACCCCGATCCTGAAGAAGCTGGAAGCGATGGGCTTTTTGCAAAGGCAACGCGATCCCGAGGACGAGCGCCAGGTGCGGATCTGCCTGACAAAGAACGGTCGACAGCTGCGCGAAAGCCAACCGGAAATGGGCCTCGCCGACGCGACGGGCCTGACGCTCGACGAGTTCACGACCCTGCAGAAGGCGATCGTGAAGCTGCGCAACAATCTCATCAAGTCGACGAAAGCCGGGGAATGA
- the ptrR gene encoding putrescine utilization regulator PtrR produces MDLVQLEIFKAVAEHGSISAAAQHIHRVPSNLTTRIKQLELDLGVDLFIREKSRLRLSPAGWSFLDYARRILDLVQEARATVAGEEPQGSFPLGSLESTAAVRIPELLAAYNQKHAKVELDLSTGPSGTMIDGVLSGRLAAAFVDGPVLHPALEGVPAFEEEMVVIAPLNHSPIHRARDVNGENIYAFRSNCSYRHHFESWFAKDAAVPGKIFEMESYHGMLACVSAGAGLALMPRSMLNSMPGCTTVSVWPLSESFRYLRTWLVWRRGTVSQSLTMFVRLLEERGVVRDEAVR; encoded by the coding sequence TTGGATCTGGTTCAGCTGGAAATTTTCAAAGCCGTCGCCGAACACGGCAGCATCAGCGCAGCGGCTCAGCACATCCACCGGGTGCCGTCGAACCTGACGACGCGGATCAAGCAACTGGAGCTGGATCTGGGCGTGGATCTGTTTATCCGCGAGAAGAGCCGCCTGCGCCTGTCGCCGGCGGGCTGGAGTTTTCTCGACTATGCCCGGCGCATCCTCGACCTGGTTCAGGAGGCTCGCGCCACCGTAGCGGGTGAAGAACCTCAGGGATCGTTTCCGCTGGGGTCACTGGAGAGCACCGCGGCGGTGCGTATCCCTGAGCTGCTGGCCGCGTATAACCAGAAGCACGCCAAGGTCGAGCTGGACCTGTCCACCGGACCTTCGGGGACCATGATCGACGGGGTGTTGTCTGGCCGATTGGCGGCAGCGTTTGTCGATGGACCGGTGCTGCACCCGGCACTGGAAGGCGTGCCGGCGTTTGAGGAGGAGATGGTGGTGATCGCGCCACTCAACCATTCCCCCATTCATCGTGCGCGGGATGTTAATGGCGAAAACATCTATGCCTTCCGCTCCAATTGCTCTTACCGCCACCACTTCGAAAGCTGGTTCGCCAAGGACGCTGCGGTGCCCGGCAAGATTTTCGAAATGGAGTCCTATCACGGCATGCTGGCGTGCGTCAGCGCCGGTGCAGGCCTGGCGCTGATGCCCCGCAGCATGCTCAACAGCATGCCCGGATGCACCACCGTGAGCGTCTGGCCGTTATCGGAATCGTTTCGCTATTTGCGCACCTGGCTGGTGTGGCGCCGCGGGACGGTGTCGCAAAGTCTGACCATGTTTGTGCGCTTGCTGGAGGAGCGCGGGGTGGTGCGGGATGAGGCGGTGCGCTAG
- a CDS encoding aldehyde dehydrogenase family protein, with the protein MTQVSSLTHAISINPANGEQIGHYPFESASALDAALSRAAAGFRVWRSQPVDQRSQLLIALAQALRDNAAAMANMITLEMGKPITQARGEIEKCALLCEWYAVHGPAMLSAEPTLVEGGKARIEYRPLGPILAVMPWNFPIWQVLRGAVPALIAGNTYVLKHAPNVMGSAYLLREAFKQADFPEGVFEVINVMPDGVSTAIADPRIAAVTLTGSVRAGIAIGAQAGAALKKCVLELGGSDPFIVLNDADLDEAVKASVIGRYQNTGQVCAAAKRLIVEQGIVEEFTRKFVEATQKLVVGDPLAADTYIGPMARFDLRDELDQQVRDTLEEGATLLMGGKKAEGPGNFYEPTVFGDVTDQMTSFKQELFGPVASIITARDAAHALALANDSEFGLASTIYTRNVELAEQMAGELETGGVFINGYCASDPRVTFGGVKKSGFGRELSHFGVREFCNAQTVWLDRR; encoded by the coding sequence ATGACTCAAGTTTCCAGCCTCACCCATGCCATTTCGATCAACCCCGCCAACGGCGAGCAGATCGGCCACTACCCTTTTGAATCCGCATCGGCACTGGATGCCGCCCTTTCCCGTGCCGCTGCCGGGTTTCGCGTCTGGCGCAGCCAACCGGTTGATCAACGCTCGCAGTTGCTGATCGCCCTGGCGCAGGCATTGCGCGACAACGCCGCCGCGATGGCGAACATGATCACCCTGGAAATGGGCAAGCCGATCACTCAGGCGCGTGGCGAAATTGAAAAGTGTGCGCTGCTCTGTGAGTGGTACGCCGTGCACGGCCCCGCGATGCTGAGCGCTGAGCCGACGCTGGTTGAAGGAGGAAAAGCGCGCATTGAGTATCGCCCGCTCGGCCCGATTCTCGCGGTAATGCCGTGGAACTTCCCGATCTGGCAGGTCCTGCGCGGCGCCGTTCCAGCGTTGATCGCCGGCAACACCTACGTGCTCAAACATGCGCCCAACGTGATGGGCAGCGCCTATCTGTTGCGGGAGGCCTTCAAGCAAGCCGACTTCCCTGAAGGCGTGTTCGAGGTCATCAATGTCATGCCGGACGGCGTCTCCACCGCGATCGCCGATCCACGCATAGCGGCAGTGACCCTCACCGGCAGCGTGCGAGCCGGCATCGCCATCGGCGCTCAAGCCGGTGCGGCGTTGAAGAAGTGTGTACTGGAACTGGGCGGCTCCGATCCGTTTATCGTGCTCAACGATGCCGACCTCGACGAAGCGGTCAAAGCCTCAGTGATTGGCCGTTATCAGAACACCGGGCAAGTTTGCGCGGCGGCCAAACGCTTGATCGTCGAGCAAGGCATCGTCGAGGAATTCACGCGCAAGTTCGTCGAAGCCACGCAAAAACTGGTGGTCGGCGATCCACTGGCCGCCGACACCTACATCGGGCCGATGGCTCGCTTTGATCTGCGTGATGAACTGGATCAACAGGTGCGCGACACCCTGGAAGAAGGCGCGACGCTGTTGATGGGCGGCAAGAAGGCTGAAGGCCCCGGCAACTTTTACGAGCCTACGGTCTTCGGTGATGTCACCGACCAGATGACCTCGTTCAAACAGGAACTGTTTGGCCCGGTGGCCTCGATCATCACGGCGCGCGATGCGGCGCATGCATTGGCACTGGCGAATGACAGTGAGTTCGGCCTCGCCTCCACCATTTACACACGTAACGTCGAGCTTGCCGAGCAGATGGCCGGTGAACTGGAAACCGGTGGCGTGTTTATCAATGGCTATTGCGCCTCCGACCCACGTGTCACCTTCGGCGGCGTGAAGAAAAGCGGGTTTGGTCGTGAACTCTCGCATTTCGGTGTACGCGAGTTCTGCAATGCCCAGACGGTGTGGCTGGATCGGCGCTGA
- a CDS encoding nuclear transport factor 2 family protein: protein MTTQLLAKEHINVVVRNYVEGMVFADEALLRQAFHPSCRIIGHYEGTLEWASLEEFISAIKAEGPAAKEVKPFWEVLSIDVTGDAAAVKVTDDYLGMRFTDYLSLLNINYRWMIVNKLYYLNE, encoded by the coding sequence ATGACGACTCAACTGCTGGCTAAAGAACACATCAACGTGGTGGTCCGAAATTATGTAGAAGGCATGGTGTTCGCTGATGAAGCCTTGCTGCGACAGGCCTTTCATCCTTCTTGCCGCATCATTGGCCATTACGAAGGAACGCTGGAATGGGCATCTCTGGAGGAATTTATCAGCGCGATCAAGGCCGAGGGGCCGGCAGCCAAAGAGGTCAAACCGTTTTGGGAAGTGCTCAGCATCGATGTCACGGGCGATGCCGCTGCGGTAAAAGTCACTGATGATTATCTCGGCATGCGATTTACCGATTATCTGTCGCTACTGAACATCAATTACCGCTGGATGATTGTGAACAAGCTGTATTACCTGAATGAATAG
- a CDS encoding glutathione S-transferase family protein: protein MSLTLYYHPLSSFCHKVLIALYENTVEFEKRIIDLANDADRAELQALWPLGKFPVIRDHAHQRNVAETTIIIEYLDRFYPGEHPLVPNDWDTALEVRLWDRVCDHYLQAPLQQIVFDRLRDAHGDLTRERSTLQTTYGMLDRQMASRIWLASADFSLADCAAAPALFYASTLEPFPDDYGHLKAYFDRLMSRPSVQRVIDEARPWFSFYPFEEAIPERFRQTPDNT, encoded by the coding sequence ATGTCGCTGACTCTTTACTACCATCCGCTGTCGTCGTTCTGCCACAAAGTGCTCATCGCGCTCTACGAAAACACTGTCGAATTCGAAAAGCGGATCATCGATCTCGCCAATGATGCAGACAGAGCAGAGCTGCAAGCGCTGTGGCCGCTCGGCAAGTTCCCGGTCATCCGCGATCACGCTCACCAGCGCAACGTGGCGGAGACCACGATCATCATCGAGTACCTGGACCGATTTTATCCGGGGGAACATCCACTCGTTCCCAACGATTGGGACACCGCGCTTGAGGTCCGTCTGTGGGACCGTGTCTGCGACCACTATCTCCAGGCGCCGCTACAACAGATTGTGTTTGATCGCCTGCGCGACGCTCACGGCGATTTGACCAGAGAACGTTCCACACTGCAGACGACGTACGGCATGCTCGACCGCCAGATGGCCTCCAGAATCTGGCTCGCCAGTGCAGATTTCAGCCTGGCCGATTGCGCCGCGGCCCCGGCCCTGTTTTATGCCAGCACGCTTGAGCCGTTCCCCGACGACTACGGTCACTTGAAAGCCTATTTCGACAGGCTGATGAGCAGACCGTCCGTCCAGCGGGTCATTGACGAAGCCAGGCCCTGGTTTTCGTTTTATCCATTTGAAGAGGCCATCCCGGAGCGATTTCGCCAGACGCCGGACAACACCTGA
- a CDS encoding aldo/keto reductase, whose amino-acid sequence MSHTDGYTRRKILTLAAGASAVFTFDPAFAASTPSTETGGKNMLTRAIPSSAELLPIVGLGTYRGFDVEPSSPAYKQLPAVLRALFEKGGKVIDSSPMYGRAEQTTGELLSIHEPRSPAFLATKVWTRGREEGIAQMEQSFKLLQTDQIDLMQIHNLLDWQTHLPTLRKWKEEGRIRYIGITHYTASAYDEVEAVLKAEPLDFLQINYALDDRGVEKRILPLCRERGVAVICNRPFGGGDLLARLRGKPLPGWAAQVGINSWPQLALKFLLTHSAVTCVIPGTGNPRYMAENAGAGFGPMLTGAQREQLIDVVG is encoded by the coding sequence ATGAGCCACACTGATGGGTACACGCGTCGAAAAATACTCACGCTGGCTGCCGGTGCTTCGGCGGTTTTCACCTTCGATCCGGCTTTTGCAGCATCCACGCCGTCGACCGAAACAGGAGGCAAGAACATGCTGACCCGGGCCATTCCATCCAGCGCCGAACTACTACCGATCGTTGGGCTGGGCACGTATCGCGGTTTTGATGTCGAGCCTTCAAGTCCAGCCTACAAGCAGCTGCCTGCTGTGCTGCGCGCGTTGTTCGAGAAGGGCGGGAAGGTGATCGACAGTTCGCCGATGTACGGTCGCGCCGAACAGACGACCGGTGAACTGCTGTCGATTCATGAACCGCGCTCGCCGGCGTTTCTGGCCACCAAGGTGTGGACTCGTGGCCGCGAAGAAGGCATCGCGCAGATGGAACAGTCCTTCAAACTGTTGCAGACCGACCAGATCGACCTGATGCAGATCCACAACCTGCTGGACTGGCAAACCCATTTGCCCACGCTGCGCAAATGGAAGGAAGAAGGGCGCATTCGTTACATCGGCATCACCCATTACACGGCGTCGGCGTATGACGAGGTGGAGGCGGTGCTCAAGGCCGAGCCGTTGGATTTTTTGCAGATCAACTATGCCCTGGACGATCGCGGCGTCGAGAAACGCATCCTGCCGCTGTGTCGCGAACGGGGCGTGGCGGTGATCTGCAATCGGCCATTCGGCGGCGGTGATTTGCTCGCCCGCTTGAGGGGCAAGCCGCTACCAGGGTGGGCCGCGCAAGTGGGGATCAACAGTTGGCCGCAACTGGCGCTCAAGTTCCTGCTGACGCATTCGGCGGTGACTTGCGTGATCCCCGGCACCGGCAACCCGCGTTACATGGCGGAAAACGCCGGTGCAGGTTTCGGTCCGATGCTGACGGGAGCGCAGCGTGAGCAGTTGATTGACGTGGTGGGGTAA
- a CDS encoding NTP/NDP exchange transporter, with product MPIAVKWLNVLPSERAALRLGFAFHFCVLASYYLVRPLRDALGLEGGADKLQWLFTATFVVMLLMVPLFGALVSRLPATRFVPLIYRVIAVSMLVFGVLIANHVAPVAVGRVFFVWISIYNLFIVSIFWSVLVDRFSSEQGRRLFGFVAAGGTLGTFIGPLLAATMATRFGPVALTIAAAVLLEVAVRCYRALLSRTESQSGRRSLDDRRMGGSMLAGITLILRSPYLLGLVLFMLLHTSAATLLYFEQGRIVAGSYADVASRTQFFAVVDLFVSALTLVFQLVLTAPLIRLIGIGGALAALPLATIVAFAAMALSPVPATVALAQGLRRAVEFAIVRPAREVLWTVVSREEKYKAKNVIETLVYRGGDAASGWLSAGLTALGAGFGLVALVIVPFAGLWGGLCLWLARQQVQRADSKNVEGQFHEPH from the coding sequence ATGCCCATCGCTGTTAAATGGCTCAACGTCCTGCCGTCGGAAAGAGCGGCGCTGAGGCTGGGTTTCGCCTTCCATTTCTGCGTGCTGGCCAGCTATTACCTGGTCCGACCGCTGCGCGATGCCTTGGGCCTTGAAGGCGGCGCCGACAAGTTGCAGTGGCTGTTCACGGCCACCTTCGTGGTGATGTTGTTGATGGTGCCGCTGTTTGGTGCGCTGGTGTCGCGGCTGCCGGCCACCCGTTTCGTGCCGTTGATCTATCGCGTGATCGCCGTGTCGATGCTGGTGTTTGGCGTGTTGATCGCCAATCACGTTGCACCGGTGGCCGTCGGGCGCGTGTTTTTCGTCTGGATCAGCATCTACAACCTGTTCATCGTCTCCATTTTCTGGAGCGTGCTGGTGGACCGGTTTTCCAGCGAACAAGGGCGGCGGCTGTTCGGCTTCGTCGCAGCCGGTGGAACGCTGGGCACGTTCATCGGGCCGTTGCTGGCCGCGACCATGGCCACCCGGTTTGGCCCGGTGGCGTTGACCATCGCCGCGGCGGTGCTGCTGGAAGTTGCGGTGCGCTGCTATCGGGCGTTGCTGTCCCGTACGGAATCGCAATCCGGCCGTCGGTCGCTGGATGATCGGCGCATGGGCGGCAGCATGCTCGCCGGCATCACCCTGATTCTGCGCTCGCCTTATCTGCTCGGACTGGTGTTGTTCATGCTGTTGCACACCAGTGCCGCGACCTTGTTGTATTTCGAACAGGGACGAATTGTCGCCGGTAGCTATGCTGATGTGGCCAGCCGGACACAATTCTTCGCCGTCGTCGATTTGTTCGTGTCGGCGCTGACCTTGGTCTTTCAGTTGGTGTTGACGGCGCCGCTGATCCGTTTGATTGGTATCGGCGGGGCGCTGGCAGCCTTGCCGCTGGCGACGATCGTGGCGTTCGCCGCCATGGCCCTGTCGCCCGTGCCGGCGACCGTCGCGCTGGCGCAGGGGCTGCGCCGTGCGGTCGAGTTCGCCATCGTGCGTCCGGCGCGAGAAGTGCTGTGGACCGTGGTCAGCCGAGAAGAAAAGTACAAGGCCAAGAATGTGATCGAGACCCTGGTGTATCGCGGCGGAGATGCCGCCAGTGGCTGGTTGTCCGCGGGGTTGACGGCGCTGGGAGCGGGTTTCGGGCTGGTGGCGCTGGTGATCGTGCCGTTTGCCGGGCTGTGGGGCGGGTTGTGCCTGTGGCTGGCCAGGCAGCAGGTGCAAAGGGCTGACAGCAAAAATGTGGAAGGACAATTCCATGAGCCACACTGA
- a CDS encoding alpha/beta hydrolase has protein sequence MPPTKVSRMPRILVSIVVIVAVVYLALCAALFVFQRALIYFPQPRAVGTSATLLTLSVDDAQVLVSVRPREGANALIYFGGNAEDVSRSLPSFSEAFAGHAVYLLHYRGYGGSSGSPSEEMISRDATTLFDLVYATHPHITVVGRSLGSGVAVRLASQRPAARLVLITPYNSVEELAARQFPIFPVKWLLKDTFESWKYAAHITVPTLLIAAEHDEVIPRSSTERLFTHFANGVASLKVIPGTGHNSISESPEYLKVLGDGL, from the coding sequence ATGCCGCCCACTAAAGTTAGCCGAATGCCACGAATCCTGGTGTCAATCGTCGTCATCGTCGCCGTTGTGTATCTGGCGCTGTGCGCTGCGCTGTTCGTGTTTCAGCGCGCCCTCATCTACTTCCCGCAACCCCGCGCTGTCGGCACCTCGGCAACGCTGCTCACACTGTCCGTCGACGACGCACAGGTGTTGGTGTCCGTCAGGCCGCGCGAGGGGGCCAATGCGCTGATCTATTTCGGTGGAAATGCCGAGGACGTCTCCCGGAGCCTACCTTCGTTTTCCGAAGCCTTTGCCGGTCACGCCGTCTACTTGCTGCACTACAGAGGCTACGGTGGCAGTTCCGGATCGCCCTCCGAGGAGATGATCTCGCGTGACGCCACGACCTTGTTTGACCTGGTCTACGCCACCCATCCACACATTACGGTGGTTGGTCGCAGCCTGGGCTCGGGCGTCGCCGTACGCCTCGCCAGCCAACGCCCGGCGGCGCGTCTGGTGCTGATCACGCCCTACAACAGTGTTGAAGAACTCGCCGCCCGGCAGTTCCCCATTTTCCCGGTGAAGTGGTTGCTCAAGGACACCTTTGAATCCTGGAAGTACGCCGCCCATATCACGGTGCCGACGCTGTTGATCGCGGCTGAGCACGACGAAGTGATACCGCGTTCCAGCACCGAGCGGCTCTTCACGCATTTCGCCAACGGGGTGGCATCGCTGAAGGTCATACCGGGTACGGGGCACAACTCGATATCCGAGAGTCCCGAGTACCTCAAGGTGTTGGGCGATGGTTTGTGA